A part of Falco cherrug isolate bFalChe1 chromosome 16, bFalChe1.pri, whole genome shotgun sequence genomic DNA contains:
- the BAK1 gene encoding bcl-2 homologous antagonist/killer yields the protein MASGNDGDPLGAHGRRESHRRRSQELNSEDRVAEETEEVFRSYAFYRYQQEREERGEEVPMDPEIVEIQQELGSTGSLVGRRLAIIGDDINERYDAEFRYMLKSLQPTKENAYEYFTRIASSLFESGINWGRVIALLGFGYRMAIHVYQQGITGFLRRIARYVVEFMLRNRIAQWIAQQGGWVAALELDNVYMKYMLVVVALVMVGHLVVRRFFRP from the exons ATGGCTTCAGGGAACGACGGTGACCCACTGGGGGCCCACGGGCGTCGGGAAAGCCACAGGCGCAGGTCGCAAGAGCTCAACTCAG AAGACCGAGTGGCGGAGGAGACGGAGGAGGTGTTTCGGAGCTATGCCTTCTACCGCTACCAacaggagagggaggagagaggggaggaggtgccCATGGACCCAGAGATTGTGGAGatccagcaggagctgggcag CACCGGGAGCCTGGTGGGAAGGCGCCTGGCCATCATCGGTGATGACATCAACGAGCGGTACGACGCGGAGTTTCGCTACATGCTGAAATCCTTGCAGCCCACCAAGGAGAACGCCTACGAGTACTTCACCAGAATAGCCTCCAG CTTGTTCGAGAGCGGCATTAACTGGGGCCGGGTGATCGCGCTGCTGGGTTTCGGCTACCGCATGGCCATCCATGTCTACCAGCAAGGCATAACGGGTTTCCTCCGCCGGATCGCCCGCTACGTGGTGGAGTTCATGCTCCGGAACCGCATCGCCCAGTGGATCGCCCAGCAGGGAGGATGG GTGGCTGCACTCGAGCTGGACAATGTTTACATGAAGTAcatgctggtggtggtggccctGGTCATGGTGGGGCATTTAGTGGTACGACGCTTCTTCAGGCCCTAA